CTTCAGCGATGCGTGGAAGATCATCACGTACTTCAACTCCACGCCTAACGGAACAGCAGCAATCACCTTCAACGGCACACAATACGGCGTTCAACCATCACCCTCGGTGGCTTACTTCTCGTCTCGCGGCCCTAGCCTCATGAACGGCAACATCATCAAGCCGGACGTCATCGCACCGGGCGTCAACATTCTAGCCGCTTGGCCGTTCGAGGTAGGACCTAAACCCAACCACACCCTTCCGCCCACAACTCACACATTCAACTTCGAATCGGGAACGTCGATGGCGACCCCTCACGTGGCCGGCATTGTGGCAATGTTAAAGAATAACCATCCTGATTGGTCTCCCGCCGCCATTAAGTCGGCAATAATGACTACAGCTTACACAGTCGACGTCAATGGGAAGCCTATCGGCGACGATTCCAAGCCCATGGGGACCCCAGCTAGTGCATACGCCATGGGCTCGGGCCACGTCGACCCGACGGCGGCCAACAATCCAGGCCTCATCTATGACCTTCACCATCAAGATTATATCCATTACCTCTGCGGCATGGGCTTCACCGACAAACAAGTCGAAGCCATCGGCCGCGGTAAGGTGCAGTGTTCTAAGGTCCGCGCGATCAGCCCGGAACAGCTGAACTATCCTTCTATTGCCGTGTACCTAAGTGCTAATACGACCGAGGTGACGGTCAACCGAACGGTGACGAATGTCGGGGACGCCGTCACGAGCTATGAGGTGAAGTACGACGAACCGGAAGGAGTGAGAGTCGAAGTTACGCCTGATATGCTGGAATTCTCCCGTGCCGGGCAGATGAAGGATTTTCGAGTCAAGTTGAGCATCAAGCCGGGGAGCCCAACAGTTAGGATGGCAGGGCAAGTTGTCGAGGGGCAAATGGCGTGGTCCTCCGGAAAGTACTACGTAAGGAGTCCTATTGTCGTCACAATGCAGTGAAACACGATAATAGTTTCGAGTCCCACGTGCAAAACAACATATATATTAGTTCTTTCCCAGgcatgaccaaaaaaaaaaaaaagataataaataaaacaaaataaataaaaacatgtTGTCTACCGAGAAGCTCTACAGTGTGGAAACTAAGATTCTTTATCTTCTCCCTGTTTgtttttactcctttttttcttttttttttttttatggcaaTGTGGTGAAAACAAATCCGCCTATTTAGGCTGCTCTTGTTTTTAAACTTTCGAATATTTGAAATTGAGTGAATTTTCTGAAATAAAGTAGAggcattatcaagttcatctatGGTCTCatcaatttaataattttaattattttttagcaaataaaattaggaCAGTTAATGGCTAATATCTAGATGAGctattaattgttttttttttggaaaaaaaaacattagctaaattaattagaacaactaaaagaaattagaaattagTGAGGCGTTCATTCCGAAAAAGTGGAGGCGCCTATTTTATAGATGAGTGGGGGGCCTGCAAACaattatatatcttaattaattaacaactaTCCTGATCGGActccaaataaattaaaaagaaataacgAAATGATCGCATCCAAAACCCTGCGATAACACACCAGTAAAAGAACATTTGTATGCTCAACCTTTTCAACAACccctaatataaaaatatccagAAGAAATTAAGATATCAAATAGAACCTATTATTTTAGTAACATGACCTCTCACTTACCTTCCCCTCCCAGGAGCATGACGACCGTGGAAGAAGAGAAGGATAGCAAGAAGAATAGTGTAAAGATAGAGGAGGCCAAAGAAGAAGGGGATGATTCCGACGATGATTGTTACGAGATCGATCCCATCGACTTCGCCCGCATACTCACCTTGAAAGTCTCTGATGATGTTGTTCTTGTTTCTGAGAAGGAACCAGTAAGAAATCAATCTCTACCCCCTTAATTCTACCACCATAATCAAAGTTTTAAAACTAAAGGGCGATTCGATACTTAAAACCCGATTGAATTATATGATGTTGATCACTACAATAGGTTGCACTGAGGGACTTCCCCCATCCAAGGCACCTGTGTGCGAATTTCCCCTTCAACACTTCTCCCCATGAGAGTTACTGCAGCCaggttcctttttcttttcttttttttttctcttttgaagtGTTTCTTGATCAAATTTCTCATCTTATTTGTTCACTGGTATGGTTTGTATTATGTGAAAATTTTGTCACAGAGGTAATGAAATAGAAAGGTACTATCACCTTGTATGATACAATATTGGATACCCCAACTCCCTGGGGGGGGGGGCACGTTATGGTTAGAAACTTAAACATTTTAAGTTCCTGTAGCCTACTATGCCTGGAAATCAGGCTAACTAGGGGAGGCAATCTAAACTTGCTGATATTTTTCATGACAATGAACCATTCATTGATATCATGGTAAATTTAGTATTATAAGCCTTTGCCCTTTGGACTCATCTAATATGTTTAATAAAGGAAACATACAGGACATATGAACATTGCATGCTTGCATTTGCTTTATGAAGAAAAAGGGGACTAAAATACAAAGATTTTGCCATAGCCACATAAAGTTGAAGGAATAAAGCTCGACGTACCTTAGAATATGCTCCAAAATAAACTGCTTGCTTGCTTGCGGATAACGCCAGTTATCCTCTCATAAATTGCACACTGGACAGCATCttcagtataaaaaaaaatgctcaaaATAGAGGAGTTATGAATACCCTGAATTCATCATGATTTTAGATATCGTAAGACATTGCAAAGCATGCTTCTGAAAGTTAAATAAGAATTGTACATACTTGATTCACGGGTACCCTTCAGAAGTCTCAGCAACATCTGACAGTTGTTTATGTCTGATGCAGTGTTTTTGTTACGTCTGCGAAGTAGCTGCTCCCTGTAAGCAGTGGGAAGGAACAGATGGGCATTGCGATGTATCAAAGAAGTAATAAAGGAGATTTTAGAAGACTTGGTAAGGACTTCCCGGAGAGGGCAGAATTTTAAGTCTGCTGATATGTAGAACCCTTACTCTGTTCCAAGAGGATTTGTGGGATATCTTAAGAAAGTTAAATGTTTTGGCAGTTTATTGCTAAAGGCTCTTTCATACCAGGAACTGATAAATACCATCACGAGTTGATGAGGAATCAGTGGAATTTAACTtctttcaaattaattaagacaTAAACACGGGCATATCACAAGTACGTCCGACCCCACCCCACGAAACTATCATACTTGGGATTCTCGCTATTCATAGAATTCTAACTTTTGCAACTATAAGTAAAATTTCTCTCTGTTCTATCATGCATGCTCAGCGGTCTCGCAGGGCACTGTCTCAACACTATTCCTTCAACCAAAGATTacgaagaggaggaaggagaaagagagtCGAGATGTTTAAAGTAACTTTTATCTATTCTAGTTAAGTAAACTACAGTTTTTGCCTCAACCAAAGATTACGAAGAGCTAGAATATGTTtccttaacaaaaaaaaaaaaaggagcataTATCAcacaaataaaatcaaacacATTGACTGGATTTCTACAATTACATCGTTCCCGAATAATTTCATGAAATTAACACAAGGACAATATTAGCACATTGGCACCGACTTCGCTTACACATTCAAATGATCAACTGCACAAAAATAACAGCAACACAAATATAGTACAAAACAGACTAGTTAACTTTGTGGAAGTATTAAGTAACGGAGATAATCAATCAAGCATCATCACCATAAGAGGCATGGAAGTCCGTAGAACAACCTGGGGCATCTGGATCCTCGGCGCCGCAGCAGTCGTAGAACTTGGCCGCATAAGGCGGATCATCCGGTCCAAGCTCGTAGTACCTTCGATCAACAAGAATAAAAGAATCGGGAAGGATCTATTTAATCCTTCGATTTGAACAGGTTGGCTTAACTCTTCAgattaagaagaagaagaagaagaagatgaagaagaaggaaaaagagaaagagagagagatcgtgGTGTGGTTGGTGTttagtgtttagggtttagtcgGTGACCTCTTCTGGTCGTCGTGGCGTCGGCAAACGAAGAAGGAAGGGTGGAAACTGCAGGAGGAGGGCGTGTTTTTGGAGGGATCGAAGCGGCGCTTGCATCGCCTACACAGCTTCTCCaccgcagcagcagcaaccaCCACGACCTCCCCTGCTTCCgacatcttctttctttcttcctttctttctttctttctttcttgagctctccctcgccctccctccctctctctctctctctctctctctctctctctctccccgccCCTTCTGTTCCCTCCCTCCGTGCCTCGCGGCGTTACGAGgcacatatatatagatagagacaCACGTACAAAGAACGTGTCTTATTGGGCAGGCCCATCATGCGGCGGGTTCGGGAGGATCCGACGGGTTCATAACTTGGAAATTGATCGGATTAGGTCGGGCCCGCTCGGACCCACCCCGGGACTAAGATTGGTTGATACCAAACTAAACTCAGCACCTGCCCTTTTATTGTGGTCATGAGCTTCGCAAATAACTTCCTTGGACCTTGTTCTTTAGCATGTTATTATATCGATTTAATACACCACAAATTTTGTTGAACTTGCTCAACAGCTATTGTGAAAAGGCTACAGAGGACTCTCTGCTCTTCCGGCTCAAATACTCATTTCAACTCTCACCTAGTTTAggggtaaaaaaataaaaaggcacTCACCTAGTTTAGTAGCAGGTTCTCTAGTTACAAATGGAAACGAAATGAAAATGATGATCTTTACCCGAGAAGCGTCATGCTGAATACTAGAGAGGTTTCCCCTGTTATTGTTAGCATCACCAAAGTATATCAGAGGAAGGGAGCTCCAAATGCTTTCAGAATTTTAGGATATCCAAACTAGGCATGCATTATAGCGATCATCAGTTAACAAGACGACTATAACCTACTATCCTGCACATAAAAAAGCATATCAAGGCACAGTGTTAACTGTTGAGTTAGTAGTCATGCAATTGCATTGAGAACGTGCTTGGCTTGTCCGGCGCAGCTGCGAACTATAATAATATGGAAATTCTAAAATTACAAATACTTAGAGAAAACACGTAAATCTTAAATAAGATAAAGATATCTTAAGTTGATACAGCATAACGGAACTGATTTATCCCTAACATCACAATCTAATGGTGGAACTTGCCACCTTCCCATTCTTCAGTCCCTTAAGTAGTCCATAAACATTAAATGATAGCAGATAAATGAGCATATGTGGTGGAATTAAAAACAAATTCTCACCACACAGCTGCTTCTTAATGGAATCAATATCACCAAAACAGCTTCAACAAATAAAGCTGATCCAGGTGAATCAATGGTTGGGTTTGAACCCGTTAGTAATCGGAGCCCCATTAACTGTGGGggctgcacctctcgtgccctTCACATATGAGGCATACTCACCATAGTGCATCGTAAATAATGTGCTCTGATAGCGTGTAACACGAAGATTCTTCCTAAGTGGCTCGTTGATGGTGCCATTATAACCTGCTTTCCTCATCAATGAGTCGATTGTTTCTACCTTCGTCCAACCTAGTAGAGAGTAATAGGCACGAACTAATAAGATttgaatttgttaaaaatattaaaaaaaaaattatatctgaagaatcaaaatctgcaagcAAAGTATTGTAAGGGAGCTAAGTAAAAATAGTGAAATCAGTTAGAAACCATTTCTATCTTCTGGTTTCCATCTCAACATTCAaggttttctaatttttcacgGTTCTATGACTCCACAACCAACACCAGGGTATCACATCCTCTGGATCAGATAAGTGGGAACTATAAATAACTTGGACCTTCCTATAGAAAATAGGAATAAAGGCCGAACTGGTGACCTTGCTATAGAAAATAGGACTTTTTGGCATCCAGTTAAGGACTTCACCTTCGTGAGCAGCAACCTCAGGCAAGTAAGTGGCACTGTGCCTTGTGTTTTTACTAGGGTCAGTGAATTCAATGATTAAACCATGCTTTCCAATCTGCATGATAGAacataaattttagttaaacGAAAGCCTTTGTAACTAAAAGTTCTTAAACAACAGGTGGGACTAAAATAAAGACAGAGAACAGACGAGCAAAGTAGAACCTATTAATTGGCAAGACAACAAGCAATTCTTAGTGTATATTTTGTGAAAGAAGAATTTGGGGAACACTTAATTAAATTGCATATTACTCGGGGTTGATCATATAGATCATAACATACTAGTAATTCCTACTGAAGGCCTATTAATTAGCAAAATATATACTTTCTCATTTGACAATCATCTAGTAGTTTGACCCTCAGCTTGTCCCTTTGCTATACCAGCTAGGTGTTTAACTTGTCTCCCACAAATAAATAACTCATACAAGTGGCCGATAATAAGCCATCTAGAATCAATCATCCAGGCTATGgcacaaaaccccattttgatATGTTAGAAGAACAAGATGATTTACTTACCCATGCAggatttataaaagaaaaagaatacagCTGAAAACACTAAGAATAGCAGCAAACCTCCCATTCAAGGTAGTCCTGAGCAGTTTCGTAGTTGGTTAGTACGGACACCGTGCATTCCAAATAGGGTAACTCTTTAGCTTGTATAGGGGAAAAGCGGCGGTCTCTCAGAGCACTATAAAAATAGAAGTTAGTACATTCTTACTAGAACAGATTATTTGCACATAAAAAGTAGTAATGACAGGCAAGTGATGTTGTAACACAAGCTAGCACATAGGAATTGAGTTAGCAGGCACACTAGCTTCTTTTTACAAGTGAGAAGCTTCCTTCTATAATTAGAAGAGGGGATTACTCGGATCATAATTCATCAATACAGAAAAGGACATAAATGTAAGACTGAGAgatgaaatataatatttaatcactAAGAAGCTGCTGACAGTCCACCATGATAAAAGTGAACAGCCATATGAACAAGAAGTTAAAAAATGTCTACTTCAGAATTTAGAATGCACaatagagagaaaattaaagaggTTTCCTACTGTCCAACTCTCCAAAACATCATGGCCAGCCACATTCCACATTACTCACATGTCACATGTGTTTGTACTTAATCTACATTGTTTTCACTTCAGTTGAAAGGTGTTAGGTTATCCTCGGAAGATCCAGAACACAGGCGAACTCCTTGTTTAGAGCTTTCTCAGGCTTTGAACACTGTTGTGAACTTCCAACCTTGCCATAAAAGCAAAAACTGAAAAGAAAATAGCTCACTATATTCAAAAaattcatatcatatttatgGCATTAGACATATATAACACAATAATAATTAACTGATTTCCCTTGACAAAAGAAGGTCATAAGCTACAACGATTTTCACCTGTCTTAAGAGAAAAGAACAAATAATAATCCTGTATTTAACAAATCATAAATAAGAAATAGTAAGCAAGTAATCGGAAACCAAGAAACTTTCATATGTTTAGATACAGAATTAgccatattaatatttataacatTTCAACAAAATATTCTGAGCATAAGTGTACCACACAAGAAAAAACCTACCTAGCTAATGCATAATCCTTAAAACCATTGATCAAGCCACGGGCCTCCAAAGATCCTATGCATCCTCGTAGGCGCGGTTCTGAACCATTGAGTGCTTTCTTCCATGTGACAAATAATGGGCTGCAATCAGAAATTTCTTCAAACTGacttgacaaaaaaaaaaaaaaaacaaatatactAATAGCCAAGGATTTCAAAACTACAATCGTACAAAATCGAAACATTAATTACCCTAACAAACAACCGATGCAAGGTTAAAATCCTTGAGCATAAACTCTCAATCATATACCTACGAAAAGTCTCCAACAAACAGTGAGCGGAATATGTGGGCATATAGTAAATACAGAAGTTGTTTGCAACCTACAAACATGTATACAACAAAGAACCTCaacaaaatctgaaatttatataaaatttcaccAATCGCAAacataatatttcattaaaaagGTTTAACAGGATTAAGAAATATGTAGCATCTGCTCAAATACAACGATGCTCTGTTTCTTATTTATTCCTTGAGCATGTGACAGCATTTGAGAACAATAAGTCGGCTCGGAATCTAAAGCACTATTAGTTAGTAGTACAAAAGACTCCATTAACACGAAGGAAGAACCTTGAAAGCAAGACATTATTAATGGAAAAGAGAATGATTTGAGCATTAAGATTGAGTGAACAAGATGAATAATGATTGGTACAAAAGTAACTACATAAGAACATTCAAACATGGATTTGATTCTGCGCATGccgaaatgatgaaaagcaagCTCAGGCAGAAATGGCCTTTCTTCACTTGACATGACAACATTGGCACATGTTCATGACTAATTGACTCACAGTCTCAAAAGATGAAACATTGAACTTGAGATGAATAGACTATAGGAAGAAGATTAAAAGTAAAAGCATTACttgaaaattatacttttgacTCGATCTAAGTTAAAATCTTTGAACAATCCTAGTTGTACTACTCGGTAAATTAAGTATCCCCAGTAAATATAGGATGTTTCGAGTAATGAAACTCTCTTTTTGTACGATGTCAATGTTTTATCAATATATTATCCATTATGCATATTAAAAAGAACCTCTTTTTTTTGACAGAATCAACGCTCAATAAGCAACACTTAAACAATCGAAGAAGCAAAGTATCGATAGAaccaaaataaagagaaaaacaacTATCCCCAAATCACACCGATTCCCACACGATCGCATCATAAGAAAACTAGCATTCGATCGAATCTTAAATTTAGCGGGGCGATCCTTACTGGTGGCCTTCTTCGAAGTCCGGGGGAGGCGGCAGCTCCTTGTTGTAGTGGGCGACGAGGGTGTCGAAGCAGTAGACCACCATTTCGCGGTTCGCCGACACCATTTTGGAGATCGCTTGCGACGCAGCGGGATCGACGGGGATCGAACGCGAGCTCCGGGGGAAAGGCGATCGCCGAGGGATCGTATCGGACTCCGgccccctctcctcttcttcttcttcttcttcttcttgctctAGGGTTTCAGAGGAGGCGAAGAAGAGGGCGAAATGGGGGAAGGAACTCTCGATCGGAGCTTAGGATTAATATATAGGGAGGGGTGAGTTGTACGTTTCGGGATGATTGGGAGGCGAAGGGAAAGTGACACGGTGACGTCGAAATTTGGAACATTTACGCGGGGTGAGGATCGGGTGTGAGCGTGGAAGCTAAAGAATCGTGCCACGTGGCGCCAAGTTATTGGACGGAATCGGTGTATCGTGTGCATGATGCGATAGCAAAAAGATTAGAAAAGTGAGAGAAATTAGCGTCGTAGTGGATTAGAGCGGTGCTATGGACCTACCACACCCGAAAAGGAAGAAGCCCAATTACGAAATAGAGGGGACCCACCCGACCCGTTCGTTGGAGAGAGCTAAACAATCCTCCGAACGGCGGCGCATGCGGACGCCTGAGATCCACCGTCCAATAATTTCTGCTATCGGATGAGCACCGTTGATCTTCGGGCTGCGACAGTGTGCGGTGGACTAGTCGGACGGTGGATTCCTTACCCACCACCCACCACCCGATCAGGATCCAATAAAGATCCAACACCCATTTGATCCAACTCAGCGTAGGCAATCTAGTTTTCTCATTAATGATAGCAAACAAATTCCAGAAGCTGATAGAACAGGAGTTACCAACAacaacaccaccaccaccaaaaaaaaagaaaaaaagaaaaaaaaaaagagcaaagaacacAGAGCATCGTAGCCGTTGGGCCTTCGTAATATATTTCGAAAATGCGTCTCATGTTCCATTGAAAACATAAATTTATCGACATACAACTCTAATTGAAAAGTTGCAAGAGATACTGGTGAAATTATAGAATCATCCGAAATTTCCGACTAATTAGAATATTACAATTACCAAAAGTTAAAAGATTTTATCATTGTCATACTAAATGAAAATCACAGATAATCTATTAACAAGATAAGTTGAAATCAAACTTGTTATTCCTAATGTAAGATACACCATATAAATGAAGTGAAATACTCAGTAAACTATGAATAAAGGGACCGCTCCACTAAACTTTAAATTAGAATATGTCCCCGACGAATTCTTATAGCAGTACAATATATACAGATTCTAGCGCACAACATGAATTGGATTCAATTAAAAATCATTTCCCCTTTGTCCTAACAAAAATCATAGGCTGGAAATATGATCTGATTCCATATCCGAGCAAACATTTAAGCTATCAAGATGAAACGCAAATGACTCGGCTAATCCATAAGCATCTTGAACCCTAAGTCGCGTCCCCTGCTGGCCCACCACAACCGCCGCCACCCGAGAGGCGAGCATCCCCATTCCCTTCAAATCCGAGGCCCCTCTGAGAATACCATACAGCATACCTGAGGCATAAGCATCGCCGGCACCACAAGTGTCTACAGGTATACAAGGAGAAGGAGGAATGTATATGGCTTCGCCTTTCACTCCTATATAGGATCCTTGCGGCCCGTCCGTGACAGAGACCAAAGGTATGAAATGGCTCAAGTATCGAGCCGCTGACATGGGGCTTTCTGTCGATGTCAAGTCGCAGAAGGCCCTTGCTTCGTTCGTGTTGGCAAATAAAATGTCTGCATAGTTTCCTATAATTTCCCTGTAGATATTCAAGATAGGCATAATATCAAATATCTAGTTGTTTTGTCTCAGTATGCTAAATAGAAGACCTGTTCGGGTGGAGGTGCCCGAAGAAGCACTAGAGTTCTCTACAgaacagaagcagaagcttaaAATGTAGACTTTTGCTTGTAGGACTTAAAGGCTCATTTCAGCGCCCTGCCACAGCAAGAGCTCCAGAGTATTTGTTAGCCAAATGTCTAGCTTCttgaagcttttgctttcaAGAGTGAAGTAAATTTCGAGGCTTACCGGAAGTGGTCATAGCATCTCTTGATACATGATATATCAGACGCTGTGACAGCAATTAGGGCCCCATTCCTGTGAGCGTCTTGGCAGGCTTTCTTGATAGTTTCGATTGTGTGAGGGAGTTCGAATAGATAACCTTCTATGACAAGTACATTTGTTTTAGAGATTATGCTAGCCAAGTATGGATCATAGTCGATAGTAGACGATGTTCCCTGTAAAATATAGAGGAAAGCATTAGATATCACCTAAAGATATCGTCTAGTTTAAAAGTAAACTATTTGCATCTATTCAGTCACTTAAGGCAGCTAACTAGATTAGAAATTTGCCTAGAGACACAAAACTAGTAAAAGATTGAGATTAAACTCAAAGTACAATGTTAATAGAAAAGGAACTAACCTGATATGCAAGCATAGTACGTTGAGCATCCGGAGTAGTGAGAACTATAACCGTTCCAGTAGTTCCGTCTCTGACGGGTTTAGAAAGGAAATGTACATTTGCGCGGCGAAGCTTAGATCTGAAAATTGGGAGACATAGTTTATCAGTCAAACTCATGTTCTCGTTCAATATCCCATCATCCCATCAGCTTCTAGTAGATAGGTAATTCGAATCACTCGAgcagttttaaatttgaagtccCAAAAAAGAAGTTGGTTGATTGCCATTCCATGGTTTTCAATTATAAGTCAAAAATCACTTAATGTGAAGAATCCAAATGTcattttgttaagaaaaaggcATGTGATGAGACATAACAAATATATACTTGACAATATTCACCTTAGGTCTGCAGTTCAGGGATCTGCAATCTACAAGCAACAATATGAACTGTCACAGACATATTAATTAGCGATGAAAACTTGAAAGGAGTATGATTGTAAGAAAGATAAGATTTATAAGATTTTAATTACTTAGTTTATAACTGTTTCATCGCCTGCAGAAACACAAACTCAAAGAGCAACATGAAACAAAATCTAAGGCTCCTCCCAGTATGACAAACAAATTTCGGAGATCCTTAATAAGAGTGTTAGATGTTTCAGGTGTATTGATGGACTgcacaaaaagaagaagaagtgatgATACAGGTCCTCGATAGAAACTCGTGGTATTATTATAGTCAACTGAATGGTCCGAAAGAGGAAAGCTAATACTCCAAACTTTCATATCATGTCATATCATATTATAGAAACTTTCAAGACTTCAACAACAAAAATACTTAGCAAGCATATCCAAATAGGAAAATTGAATATATCGTTACCTGTAGAAACCACCCAGTGGGTCACTGCCGACACTGCCTGCCATGGCTACACGTAAGTCAGGGCCGCTGAATGATCGGCTACCTAGTCTGGCCAAAGCTACCAACGTATTAGAAAGAGATCCTCCGGCTGCAGCCTTGTAGCTGCAGCCATCCATGGCCCGCAAAACGTGGCCCCTCTCCTCGTGATTGACCACTTTTCTTGTGCCCTTCTCCATGCCCACTCTCTTCAAGAACTCGTCGTCGACCACGCCGGAAAAGTCAACCTAATAAAGCACGAGAGGATTTCGAAGGTTTTAGTCAATTTAGCTATGTGGTTCAGAATTTAGCAGGCTAGCTAGAAagaacaaaattcaattgaaaTGAATctgttattcttttttttttttttatttaactacaAGTGAATATTCAGAACCGGCCCTACAAAGCAACAAAATTGCTGTGTCCAACTCAAGAAGCGCAACAACAATTGCAAGAGAGTGCTAGCGCGGCGGCTTAACATGCAAAATCTAATCTCTACCATTAGAACACGTAAACAAATTGATTTCGATTAATAGCTCTGATCTATACATCACTAGATAGAGCAATCGGATACACATATAAGATGCATCATCACACctcaaaactaaaatttcacGACAACTTGAAACCGAGCAATTCCCACGAACAACAGAATAGTTTCTTTTcccctttaaaaaaaaagggggcaaTTTTTAAGCCAAAAATGCAACAAAGACACCTTTTTAGCAAACCCAATAAGGTAATCAGAAGAGAAACACGCAAAGGAATAAGCATGAGGAGAAGCGGATACCATGGCTTGTCCGAGACCCAACACGTCCCATCTCTCCGGCGCCGCAGAGGCCATCATCTCcgccttttcctcctcctcctccatcaccACCCCATCTtgctcctcctctccctcgctCTCGCTCCCCGTCCCACCTTCTCCCAAGAGGCAAAGAGCCCTCGTCGAAGACCCACGGCTAGGGCCANctgttttttttttttttttttcctatgatGAATAAATTGTTgctaatttaatttacaaagaTGGACTTGTTGCTTAAGATTTGCTCTCCTAGTCATGGTTGTGA
This genomic interval from Ananas comosus cultivar F153 linkage group 8, ASM154086v1, whole genome shotgun sequence contains the following:
- the LOC109713910 gene encoding uncharacterized protein LOC109713910, whose protein sequence is MSEAGEVVVVAAAAVEKLCRRCKRRFDPSKNTPSSCSFHPSFFVCRRHDDQKRYYELGPDDPPYAAKFYDCCGAEDPDAPDTSQCPSVPSHCLQGAATSQT
- the LOC109713909 gene encoding uncharacterized protein At2g38710-like isoform X1; translated protein: MVSANREMVVYCFDTLVAHYNKELPPPPDFEEGHHQFEEISDCSPLFVTWKKALNGSEPRLRGCIGSLEARGLINGFKDYALASALRDRRFSPIQAKELPYLECTVSVLTNYETAQDYLEWEIGKHGLIIEFTDPSKNTRHSATYLPEVAAHEGWTKVETIDSLMRKAGYNGTINEPLRKNLRVTRYQSTLFTMHYGEYASYVKGTRGAAPTVNGAPITNGFKPNH
- the LOC109713909 gene encoding uncharacterized protein At2g38710-like isoform X2, translating into MVSANREMVVYCFDTLVAHYNKELPPPPDFEEGHHPLFVTWKKALNGSEPRLRGCIGSLEARGLINGFKDYALASALRDRRFSPIQAKELPYLECTVSVLTNYETAQDYLEWEIGKHGLIIEFTDPSKNTRHSATYLPEVAAHEGWTKVETIDSLMRKAGYNGTINEPLRKNLRVTRYQSTLFTMHYGEYASYVKGTRGAAPTVNGAPITNGFKPNH
- the LOC109714512 gene encoding uncharacterized protein LOC109714512 gives rise to the protein MEEEEEKAEMMASAAPERWDVLGLGQAMVDFSGVVDDEFLKRVGMEKGTRKVVNHEERGHVLRAMDGCSYKAAAGGSLSNTLVALARLGSRSFSGPDLRVAMAGSVGSDPLGGFYRSKLRRANVHFLSKPVRDGTTGTVIVLTTPDAQRTMLAYQGTSSTIDYDPYLASIISKTNVLVIEGYLFELPHTIETIKKACQDAHRNGALIAVTASDISCIKRCYDHFREIIGNYADILFANTNEARAFCDLTSTESPMSAARYLSHFIPLVSVTDGPQGSYIGVKGEAIYIPPSPCIPVDTCGAGDAYASGMLYGILRGASDLKGMGMLASRVAAVVVGQQGTRLRVQDAYGLAESFAFHLDSLNVCSDMESDHISSL